ACTACCAGCAGCATCGGAGGAGGTGCCATGATGGTTCTGAACAAAGAAGACAAACATTCACTTGTGGGCACCACAGGTGAGCAAACAGAGGACACAGATTGAGGAGTTCCCTCTGTTCACAAAGGAAACTCTTGATTAGAAAAGCATGGCACTTGCTGTGCGATGCTCTGACCCAGTATAAAATGTAGCATGTGCCCACTTCCAAACATCACACCGCTGTCATGTACTCTGCCAATCTGCCACATGTCTTCTGTGTTATCCACCACATAATGTTTTGTCCACACATCCCTTCATCTCCCCAGCCTCTACTATGAAGCCTCTGTACCTTCTGCCACATCACTGTTCTTTGAGCTCTGACCAGTGGTAACCATTGATAAACATTCTAGATGGGGTTGACTGTGCCATATTCAGTCAGTTTCAGTAACCATCCTAACAGACTTTATTACAAACTGCAGAATACCAGTGCTTTGTGAAATCAGTCGTTTAAttggcattttaaaaaattagcaGAGTGCCACACATTGCTGGATAATGTTATATGCTAATGTCAACAATACAAAGCAAAATGGAATTAGGAgaatgagtgtgtttgtgtgataTCTTATTTATACAGGAATTGTGCCATTCTTTCTTTCTGAATGGCAAATTTCTCAAAGACTCTAGTATTAAAGTCAGCAATGTTTCTGATCAGTTTTTTCTCCAGAGCGTTCAGGCATCTGTTTAAAAGGTATGTTATGGACATTGATGTACTGCAGCACAAGCACCAACTGACACTGGGTAGAAATGTCAGTTGTCTCGTCTGCCTGAAAAGCAAGATAATTGACATTTTCTACTTCCTCTAGAATGTAATCTTTAATAACTAACAGCAtgcagtccaaaagtttgttttgcacaatctttgagctacattttcaaATGGTAGCAGTCTTAAGGTGCTTCTCTGACGCACGGTCAAGCAAAGCAACAAGATTGACTAAAGCCCTGAAAATACTTGGGTTGTCTGAGGATTCCGTCTCATTTTGGCCACGCAACGCCAGCTCAAAGGCCCCCAAGAATTTAACACAGTCACATATCTTGGATATCTTGGATCCATTTCTTTGTTGAGTTTCTTCTCCCCAAGCCTGTGCCCTTCATCCAGTTGTGTAGTGATATTAACTCTGCCGTATTCTCCATATGTGCCCTTGTaccctcatgtttttttttaatcttttcagaTAAATGTTTTATGTCCCTAACTCCTAAAGCAGTTCATGTTGTATCTGTCCCTGCCGTTTTAAAAAAGTAAGCATGGGATGCAAAATACATCATTTATGTGAGCATCCAGATAGCCAAGCCTTTCTGTTGTACCCGTTATTAGAGAAGCCTTGCGTGTAGGTTTAACATTTTTCACTAGCCTGTTATGTAATTTTGATGTCTGGTTGATCTCGGTCAAGCTGTTTGACTTGTAGTTTCTCCACCAAAGTTCTCCTCTCAAATGTATTATGGAGAAAAGATCTTACTTAATTTGGAGGGGACTAAAATCTTGTATCTTGATTACGTGCACTCATCATTGTCAACAGTGGTTTGTGTGTATTCTGGCAAACAATGTCAGATGTCCCTGCTCCACCAACGTACTTTGCTTGGGGCAATAAATGAATTGCCTTTTAGGCATTAGATTCAGGAATGCTGATTGGGTAAATTTATGTTTCTATTTTGATATCTTTTGTCAGTGATTGGCTATGCTGCTGCAGTGATTATGCAATTTTTCTAGCACCTGCAATTCCCCAGAACAGATAATGAGAGAGGGGGGATGAATATGAAGTTCccctaaatataattaattacgaTTAGTTTTACATTACAAGTTATTGCCTCTTTTAAACACACACATTCTTAAAATGAGTAattgactttttcttttaaaaatgtatgttttagaaacaaaacacaaaaatgcctTCCAACAGGGAGGATGGCCCCCTAGCACCTACTATTGGCCAGCCTCCACCGGCTCTGACACACAGTTCTTCCCCTCTTCTGTTTTGCAATTACATCATAGAACTCATCTCATCATGCAGACCTCTTTCCCTGAGCAATACcctaccatatactgtatgatcTTACTTATCCCTGCCTTCAGTCACACAGTGACACCTACACTCATCTAGTGCTCTTCTGCGCTATGTCCTACAAATTATCTCTTACACCCAGTATTGACAAAATGATGTCCAGTAAAGctgaatgaaaatatttttttttctgaatgtctttaaaTGACTTTCTATGTTTTAGATGAGCACTTGCAAAACATTAAAACCGAGCCCATTCCATCACCAAGCAAAGCCTCAGAGACAGATCTTCCAGGAGAGAGCTGCATGGCACAAGCAATGGTGTCAGCTGCTGCAGCTGAAGGACAGAGCAAATCAGCAGAGAGCTGGATGGACTTGGAGGCTGATGTGGATACGGCACCTCTGGTAGGTGTGATATATGCTTTGAAGTACTACTGCCCCACTCTCTTGTTTCTCACTGTTTATGTCAGATGTAATAGGCATGCATTAGTCATATTAGAAAAAAGACCAgtctgcatcttattgctaaaatGCACTCTTCTCCCTATCTTCAAACCCACCCCAGCCTGTCTGCAACTGCCATTTTCTGTCTCTCTTCTTTAGGTAGAGCTCCGGATTATTGAGCCTGATGTGGACATCAACCCCAGCAGCTGTGGAAAGTGGCCTTTGCTAGCATCGTCAAAGCAGGTGTCCTCTTGCTCTCTTGAGCACTTAGCAGATGGCTGTGGATTAGCATCCTCAGAGCAAGGTTCAGGATGTGGAGATTTGGGTGAGCTAACAATAACAGACACACCTTTGGGTGTTTTGAATAGTCAGGCTTCTCCTCCGGCAGAGGACAGGGTTCAGCATCCAGCTGCCAACATGCAGCAGGACCACTCCAGCCATGCCATTGCATGTACCTCTGAACAGGACTCAATCTGCTTTGGCGCCAAGGAAAGTCTGGGGTTCTTTAACCCAGAAGGAGGTGAGGTGCTAACAAGGAGATGTCCTGAAAGTCTAGATGTGCTTGAAACTCTTGTTCACAATGGCTTTGGATATATGAAAACAACTGAGCATGTAGGCCCATTTGGCAGTACAGAGACCTGTAGGAGCTCTGAAGAGAGCACAAGCTCCCTGGAACTTCTTGAACGAGAGGAAGATGAGGTATGGCATGAAGGCTCAACTGCTTTGGATCTGGTGGAGCCATGGGAGGACCAGCAGTGGGTGACCAGTCCTCTACACTCACCCAAAGCCATTTCTAGTTCCTGGCAGCTCCCTGACTTCCCACCATCTCTCACTGTGGACAATCTGATAAAGCCAAATTCAAAAGGCTCCTCTGAAGAGAAGCAGAGACAAGAAGAGTATAATGTCACTAAGCCAGAGAAAACTAGTGACTGCAAGCCTGTTGATGAAACGTCTCCTAGTGTTTGCATACAGCCAGACAAGGAACCATTGAATGCAATTGTGATGGACACACCACAAGACAGTGCTTCTCTGCCACAAGAGTCGGAAAAAGCGGATGGAAGAGGTGAGGACACCCCCAGACAAGCTGTTGAACAGCCTCCTCCAACAAAAGCCAGTGTTGACACTTCAGAGACCCCTGCCAGAAATGTACACTCGACACATAGGCCATCTTCTCTGAACTTGGACCTGAGGACCACTGCCAGTGAGCCGTTCATCTTCTTTGGTGTGGCATCTGCAGCTCCATCTCAATCCCCTTCAATACAGGACAGCGCGGGGAAGGCACATGCCAATTCTTGTTCTATAGAACTGGAAATGTTACTAAGTGAACGGCCAGTTCCTGTGCGCCGTAACTCTGCTCCTGTCAGCGTGGCATCTGTCCGCACCACTTTCATGGTCAAGACTTGCCAGGCAAAAGCGGTCCCGGTGATACCACCAAAACTCCAATACACACAGATACCTCAGCCCTTGCAAACTAAGAACTCTGGTACACGTGTGGAAAAGGAGCCTGATAAGACTTCAGAATCCCCATCAGCTGTACGGGACCCCAAAGATGAAAAGGAGAACAACGAGCCTACTTCAAAAATAACTAAACATGGGGGAGGCAGTGGAACTGCAGAGTCACCGATACAGAAGGGGGTGCCTGTCGCTGAGGCCATCGTGCTGCGCAGGAAACGCAGCTCTAATGGTGTGGCCTTCACTGACccttcctcctccttctcctctagGCCTGCTGGCATGCAAAAATCCTCTTTCCGGGCCAGGCCCAACCGACCGCAGAGCCTAATTCTGTTCAGTCCCCCATTCCCCATCATGGACCACCCTCCATCAGATGCCACTAAACTGCTCTTGTCACCCATTAAGAGTCCCACTGACACAGCAGCGCTGGGCTGTCTGTCTAAAGAGCTTGCAGAGAACCTAAAGACACCTGAAGGCGTCACTCTGCGAAGTAAAATGACCTTACCAAAGAGTGGCCAGAGGCTGGAGACCTCAACTAACTGCTTCTACCAGCCTCAGCGACGCTCCATGA
Above is a window of Polypterus senegalus isolate Bchr_013 chromosome 2, ASM1683550v1, whole genome shotgun sequence DNA encoding:
- the arhgap31 gene encoding rho GTPase-activating protein 31 — encoded protein: MKNKAAKQKSKGKGSGSAFGCDLTEHLQSSGHEVPQVLKSCAEFIEEHGIVDGIYRLSGITSNIQRLRQEFGSEACPDLTREVYLQDIHCVGSLCKLYFRELPNPLLTYELYKKFTDAVSVKEEQEQLHRIQDVIKELPAPHYRTLKYLIRHLRHLASLSSQTNMHARNLALVWAPNLLRSKEIEISTCNGDAAFLEVRIQQTVVEFILNHMEHIFNNNTDHPPAEKEDNNSTRKCLTLPASVPSQPMKLVSLEEAQARSLSPNHPARREKRENSLPDTEACNAALYHTVVDLPDNKRKFSGKSKRWKSIFNLVRSGSESKSKLNRNGSVFVRGQKLSEKASIRPAKSMDSLCSLPTEEDDKDREFKRSAATGGFFMPAFKSRTLGSGSAYDLSQRDPNWESECSAPTEDSPRSKEKLEAKGSAPHRSLPEQLKVFKGDEASHCEPTSPKSRRMFYSISASDGSSKPAFPGSLFPLEASPRHQRKALNISEPFAVSVPLRVSAVISVNSTPCRMSSKDKQGLPIMEELPTSVPCKEVEENSLSENSTTSSIGGGAMMVLNKEDKHSLVGTTDEHLQNIKTEPIPSPSKASETDLPGESCMAQAMVSAAAAEGQSKSAESWMDLEADVDTAPLVELRIIEPDVDINPSSCGKWPLLASSKQVSSCSLEHLADGCGLASSEQGSGCGDLGELTITDTPLGVLNSQASPPAEDRVQHPAANMQQDHSSHAIACTSEQDSICFGAKESLGFFNPEGGEVLTRRCPESLDVLETLVHNGFGYMKTTEHVGPFGSTETCRSSEESTSSLELLEREEDEVWHEGSTALDLVEPWEDQQWVTSPLHSPKAISSSWQLPDFPPSLTVDNLIKPNSKGSSEEKQRQEEYNVTKPEKTSDCKPVDETSPSVCIQPDKEPLNAIVMDTPQDSASLPQESEKADGRGEDTPRQAVEQPPPTKASVDTSETPARNVHSTHRPSSLNLDLRTTASEPFIFFGVASAAPSQSPSIQDSAGKAHANSCSIELEMLLSERPVPVRRNSAPVSVASVRTTFMVKTCQAKAVPVIPPKLQYTQIPQPLQTKNSGTRVEKEPDKTSESPSAVRDPKDEKENNEPTSKITKHGGGSGTAESPIQKGVPVAEAIVLRRKRSSNGVAFTDPSSSFSSRPAGMQKSSFRARPNRPQSLILFSPPFPIMDHPPSDATKLLLSPIKSPTDTAALGCLSKELAENLKTPEGVTLRSKMTLPKSGQRLETSTNCFYQPQRRSMIFDSRNSRQIE